The following are encoded together in the Labrus mixtus chromosome 2, fLabMix1.1, whole genome shotgun sequence genome:
- the myh11a gene encoding myosin-11a isoform X2, whose translation MSKKAPSEDEKFLFVDKDFLNSPMAQADWSAKKLVWIPSERHGFEAASIKEEHGDEVLVELADNAKKMTVNKDDIQKMNPPKFSKVEDMAELTCLNEASVLHNIRERYFSGLIYTYSGLFCVVVNPYKMLPIYSEKIIEMYKGKKRHEVPPHIYSIADNAYRNMMQDREDQSILCTGESGAGKTENTKKVIQYLALVASSHKGKKDSSAGELEKQLLQANPILEAFGNAKTIKNDNSSRFGKFIRINFDVTGYIVGANIETYLLEKSRCIRQAKTERAFHIFYYMIAGAKDKLREELLLEPFSNYRFLSSGHVQITGQEDNELYEETMEAMNIMGLTEEERTDIMKVCSTVMQLGNIEFKKERNQEQATMPDNTAAQKVCHLQGINVTDFTRAILTPRIKVGREVVQKAQTKEQADFATEALAKAVFERLFRWILARVNKALDKTKRQGASFLGILDIAGFEIFEDNSFEQLCINYTNEKLQQLFNHTMFILEQEEYQREGIEWNFIDFGLDLQPCIELIERPNNPPGVLALLDEECWFPKATDVSFVEKLMNTQGSHVKFAKPKQLKDKTEFSLLHYAGKVDYNATAWLTKNMDPLNDNVTTLLSNSSSQFVQDLWKDADRVVGLDTLAKMTDSSMPSGSKTKKGMFRTVGQLYKESLAKLMTTLHNTQPNFVRCIIPNHEKRAGKLDAHLVLEQLRCNGVLEGIRICRQGFPNRIVFQEFRQRYEILAANAIPKGFMDGKQACCLMIKHLDLDPNLYRIGQSKVFFRTGVLAQLEEERDLKITVVIIAFQAQARGFLARKAFAKRQQQLTAMKVIQRNCAAYLKLRNWQWWRLFTKVKPLLQVTRQEEEMSLKDEELTKAKEVAVKVESELKEITLKHTSVLEERNALQEQLQAETELYAEAEEMRVRLAAKKQELEEILHEMEARLDEEEDRAQTLLLDKKKMQQQMQELEEHLEEEEDARQKLQLEKVTCEGKVKKLEDDILVMEDHNNKLLKERKLMEERIADFSTNLAEEEEKSKNLTKLKNKHESMISELEVRLKKEEKGRQELDKAKRKLEAESSDLQEQIADLQAQIADLKAQLAKKEEELQNALARLEDETAQKNNALKKIRELEGHISDLQEDLDSERAARNKAEKIKRDLGEELEALKSELEDTLDTTATQQELRAKREQEVNLLKRAIEDENRTHEAQIQEMRQKHTQSTEELTEQLEQSKRVKSNLEKAKQALEKETSELTIEVRSLAQAKQDGEHKRKKLEGQVADLQSRFNDSEKQKAELGERCNKVTIELESVTNLLNEAEGKNIKLSKDVSSFSSQLQDTQELLAEETRQKLQFSAKLRQAEDDKNSLQEQLEEETEAKRNVERHVSTLNLQLSDSKKKLEEMSGNIELLEEGKKRLQRDLEAANGQFEEKASAYDKLEKTKNRLQQELEDTLMDLDNQRQIVSNLEKKQKKFDQMLAEEKSISSKYADERDRAEAEAREKETKALSLARALDEAQDSREELERANKALRMEMEDLISSKDDVGKNVHELEKSKRGLEAQVEEMKTQLEELEDELQAAEDAKLRLEVNMQALKAQFERDLQGRDEMGEEKKRQLVKQVRELETELEDERKQKALAAGAKKKLETDIKDLEGQMETASKGRDEAIKQLRKLQAQMKDFQRELEDAHAAREEVLATAKESEKKSKSLEAELMQLQEDLAAAERARKQAEAERDELSDELASNSSGKSALAEEKRRLEAKISQLEEELEEEQGNMEIINDRLRKSTQQVDQLNNELQTERTTSQKNESARQQMERQNKELKAKLQEMENQVKSKFKSSISGLEAKVAQLEEQLEQESREKQAGAKSMRQKDKKLKDLIMQVEDERKQGEQYKDQAEKSNARMKQLKRQLEESEEESQRATAARRKLQRELDEATETNDTMSREVTSLKSKLRRGNEPSFGSTPRRIGGGRRVVEDASEEETDSQIDFNGTKAAE comes from the exons ATGTCCAAGAAGGCCCCGAGCGAGGACGAAAAGTTCCTCTTCGTAGACAAAGACTTCTTGAACAGCCCGATGGCTCAAGCCGACTGGTCGGCCAAGAAGCTGGTGTGGATCCCGTCGGAGAGGCATGGCTTTGAGGCGGCCAGCATCAAGGAGGAGCACGGCGATGAGGTGCTGGTTGAGCTGGCTGACAATGCCAAGAAGATGACGGTCAACAAGGATGACATTCAGAAGATGAACCCGCCCAAGTTCAGCAAGGTTGAGGACATGGCCGAGCTCACCTGCCTGAACGAAGCATCCGTGTTGCACAATATACGCGAGCGGTACTTCTCTGGCCTTATTTAT ACGTACTCTGGTCTGTTCTGCGTGGTGGTGAACCCCTATAAAATGCTGCCAATTTACTCAGAGAAGATCATTGAAATGTACAAAGGCAAGAAAAGACATGAAGTCCCCCCTCACATCTACTCCATCGCTGATAATGCTTACAGGAACATGATGCAAG ATCGTGAGGATCAGTCCATTCTCTGCAC AGGAGAGTCTGGTGCAGGGAAGACAGAGAACACCAAGAAGGTCATCCAGTATCTGGCTCTAGTGGCCTCCTCACACAAAGGCAAGAAGGACAGCAGCGCT GGGGAGCTGGAGAAGCAGCTTTTGCAGGCCAATCCCATTCTGGAGGCCTTTGGAAATGCCAAGACCATCAAAAATGACAACTCCTCCCGATTT GGTAAATTCATCCGTATCAACTTTGATGTGACTGGCTACATCGTTGGAGCCAATATTGAGACTT ACCTGCTGGAGAAGTCTCGCTGTATCAGAcaagcaaagacagaaagagctTTCCACATCTTCTACTACATGATTGCTGGTGCCAAGGACAAACTGCGTG aggagCTTCTTTTGGAGCCATTCAGTAATTACCGCTTCCTGAGCTCAGGCCACGTTCAGATCACAGGCCAGGAAGACAATGAACTGTACGAAGAGACCATGGAGGCCATGAATATCATGGGCCTCACTGAGGAAGAGAGAACCG ATATCATGAAGGTGTGCTCCACAGTCATGCAGCTGGGAAACATTGAGTTCAAAAAAGAAAGGAATCAGGAGCAGGCCACTATGCCTGACAACACTG ccGCTCAGAAGGTCTGTCACCTACAGGGCATCAACGTGACAGACTTTACCCGTGCAATCCTCACCCCTCGTATCAAAGTGGGCAGGGAGGTGGTGCAGAAGGCTCAGACCAAAGAGCAG GCTGACTTTGCTACTGAAGCTTTGGCTAAAGCTGTGTTTGAGAGACTGTTCCGCTGGATCCTGGCCCGAGTCAACAAGGCCCTGGATAAGACCAAACGCCAGGGAGCTTCCTTCCTGGGAATACTTGACATTGCAGGCTTTGAAATCTTTGAG GACAACTCATTTGAGCAGCTGTGTATAAACTACACCAATGAGAAGCTTCAGCAGCTCTTCAACCACACCATGTTCAtcctggagcaggaggagtacCAGAGGGAGGGCATCGAGTGGAACTTCATTGACTTTGGTCTGGACCTGCAGCCCTGCATCGAGCTCATTGAGAGACCC AACAACCCTCCAGGCGTCCTGGCCCTGCTGGATGAAGAGTGTTGGTTCCCTAAAGCCACAGACGTCTCCTTTGTGGAGAAACTTATGAACACCCAAGGGAGCCATGTGAAATTTGCCAAGCCTAAGCAGCTGAAAGACAAGACAGAGTTTTCTCTTCTACATTATGCTGGAAAG GTGGACTATAATGCCACAGCTTGGCTGACAAAGAATATGGACCCTCTGAATGACAATGTCACAACGCTGCTCAGCAACTCCTCCAGCCAGTTTGTGCAAGACCTCTGGAAAGATG CTGACAGAGTGGTGGGTCTTGACACTTTAGCCAAGATGACAGACAGCTCCATGCCGAGCGGCTCGAAGACCAAGAAGGGGATGTTCCGCACAGTGGGACAGCTCTACAAAGAGTCTCTGGCCAAACTTATGACCACACTGCACAACACCCAGCCCAACTTTGTCAGATGCATCATCCCCAACCACGAGAAGAGG GCAGGGAAGCTGGATGCTCACCTGGTCCTAGAGCAGCTGAGGTGTAACGGTGTGTTGGAGGGGATCAGAATCTGCAGACAAGGATTTCCCAATAGAATAGTTTTCCAGGAGTTCCGCCAGCG CTATGAGATCCTTGCTGCTAACGCTATCCCCAAAGGTTTCATGGATGGCAAACAGGCCTGTTGCCTCATG ATCAAGCATCTAGACTTGGACCCCAACCTGTACAGGATCGGACAGAGCAAGGTGTTCTTTCGCACAGGAGTGCTGGcccagctggaggaggaaagagatCTGAAGATCACAGTGGTCATCATTGCTTTCCAGGCCCAGGCTAGAGGCTTCTTGGCAAGAAA GGCATTTGCCAAGAGACAACAGCAACTGACAGCCATGAAAGTGATCCAGAGGAACTGTGCTGCCTACCTCAAACTAAGGAACTGGCAGTGGTGGAGGCTCTTCACAAAG GTCAAGCCTCTGCTGCAAGTGACccgacaggaggaggagatgagtcTGAAGGATGAAGAGCTGACGAAGGCCAAAGAAGTGGCTGTAAAGGTTGAATCTGAACTGAAGGAGATCACCTTAAAACACACATCG GTCTTGGAGGAGAGGAACGCGCTGCAGGAGCAGCTTCAAGCAGAGACAGAGCTGTATGCCGAGGCTGAGGAGATGAGAGTTCGTCTTGCAGCTAAGAAACAGGAGTTGGAGGAGATTCTCCATGAGATGGAGGCGAGgctggatgaagaggaagatCGTGCTCAGACGCTGTTATTGGATAAGAAGAAAATGCAACAGCAAATGCAG GAATTGGAAGAACatctggaggaggaagaagatgcCCGTCAAAAGCTACAGCTGGAGAAGGTCACCTGTGAGGGGAAGGTCAAAAAGCTGGAGGATGACATCCTGGTGATGGAGGACCACAACAACAAGCtgctgaag GAGAGGAAGCTGATGGAGGAGCGGATTGCAGACTTCAGTACAAACCttgcagaggaagaagagaagtcAAAGAACCTCACCaagctgaaaaataaacatgagtCTATGATCTCTGAACTAGAAG TCCGCttgaaaaaggaagagaagggTCGACAGGAGCTTGATAAGGCTAAGCGCAAGTTGGAAGCAGAATCCAGTGACCTGCAAGAGCAGATAGCCGACCTGCAGGCCCAGATCGCTGACCTGAAAGCCCAGCTAgcaaagaaggaggaggagttacagaacGCATTGGCAAG GTTAGAAGATGAGACAGCTCAGAAGAACAACGCTCTGAAGAAGATCAGAGAGCTGGAGGGACACATCTCTGACCTGCAGGAAGACCTGGACTCTGAGCGGGCGGCTAGGAACAAGGCGGAGAAGATCAAACGGGACCTTGGGGAGGAGTTAGAGGCTCTTAAGTCTGAGCTAGAGGACACTTTGGACACCACTGCCACACAGCAGGAACTAAG GGCCAAACGTGAGCAAGAGGTGAATCTGCTGAAGAGAGCCATCGAAGACGAGAACCGGACCCATGAAGCTCAGATACAGGAgatgagacagaaacacacccaGTCTACTGAGGAGCTCACAGAGCAGCTGGAGCAGTCCAAACGA GTGAAGTCAAATCTGGAAAAAGCTAAACAAGCTCTGGAGAAAGAGACATCAGAACTAACCATTGAGGTGCGCTCACTCGCTCAAGCCAAACAAGACGGAGAGCACAAGAGGAAGAAGTTGGAAGGTCAGGTGGCAGATCTGCAGTCACGCTTCAATGACAGCGAGAAGCAAAAGGCCGAGCTGGGAGAGCGCTGCAATAAAGTCACT ATTGAATTGGAGAGTGTGACAAACCTTTTGAATGAAGCAGAAGGAAAGAACATCAAACTGAGCAAAGATGTGTCCAGCTTTTCCTCCCAGCTCCAAGACACACAG GAACTGCTGGCTGAAGAGACGCGTCAGAAACTGCAGTTCTCTGCAAAGCTGCGGCAAGCCGAAGATGACAAGAATAGCTTGCAGGAGCAGCTTGAAGAGGAGACGGAGGCCAAGAGGAACGTGGAGAGACATGTGTCCACCCTTAACCTTCAG TTGTCAGACTCTAAGAAGAAGCTGGAGGAAATGTCTGGAAACATTGAGCTGCTGGAGGAAGGCAAGAAACGTCTGCAGAGAGATCTGGAGGCAGCAAACGGCCAGTTTGAGGAGAAGGCCTCAGCGTACGACAAGTTAGAGAAGACCAAAaaccgtctgcagcaggagctAGAGGACACGCTGATGGACCTGGACAACCAGAGACAGATTGTGTCAAACctggagaagaagcagaagaagtttGACCAG ATGCTAGCTGAGGAGAAGAGTATCTCCAGTAAATACGCAGATGAGAGAGACCGAGCTGAAGCCGAGGCCAGAGAGAAGGAGACCAAGGCTTTGTCCCTGGCCAGAGCTCTAGATGAGGCCCAGGACTCCAGAGAGGAGCTGGAAAGAGCTAACAAGGCTCtcaggatggagatggaggaCCTGATCAGCTCGAAGGATGATGTGGGGAAAAAT GTCCACGAGCTGGAGAAGTCCAAGCGAGGCCTGGAGGCCCaggtggaggagatgaagacCCAGCTGGAGGAGCtagaggacgagctgcaggcgGCTGAGGATGCTAAACTCCGTCTTGAGGTCAACATGCAGGCCCTGAAGGCCCAGTTTGAGAGGGACCTCCAGGGAAGAGATGAGatgggagaggagaagaagagacagCTTGTCAAGCAG GTTCGGGAGCTGGAGACTGAGTTGGAGGATGAACGTAAGCAAAAAGCCCTGGCAGCAGGAGCCAAGAAGAAGCTGGAGACGGACATTAAAGATCTGGAGGGACAGATGGAGACGGCCAGTAAGGGACGAGATGAAGCCATCAAACAACTCCGCAAGCTTCAG GCCCAGATGAAGGACTTCCAGAGGGAGTTGGAAGACGCACATGCTGCCAGAGAGGAGGTTCTGGCTACCGCAAAGGAGAGTGAAAAGAAGTCCAAGAGTCTGGAGGCTGAGCTCATGCAGCTACAGGAG GATCTGGCTGCAGCTGAGAGGGCACGTAAGCAGGCAGAGGCTGAGAGAGATGAGCTGTCTGATGAGCTGGCCAGCAACTCCTCTGGAAA GTCAGCCTTGGCGGAGGAGAAACGTCGCCTGGAAGCTAAGATCTCACAGctagaggaggagctggaggaagaaCAGGGCAACATGGAGATCATCAATGACAGACTGAGGAAGAGTACGCAGCAG GTGGATCAGCTGAACAACGAGCTGCAGACAGAGCGCACCACCTCCCAGAAGAATGAGAGCGCTCGGCAGCAGATGGAACGCCAGAACAAGGAGCTGAAGGCCAAGCTCCAAGAAATGGAGAACCAGGTCAAGTCCAAATTCAAGTCTTCCATCTCTGGCTTGGAGGCTAAAGTAgcacagctggaggagcagctggagcaggagagcaG AGAGAAGCAGGCGGGTGCTAAGAGTATGCGACAGAAAGACAAGAAGCTGAAGGACCTGATAATGCAGGTGGAAGACGAAAGGAAGCAGGGAGAGCAGTACAAGGACCAG GCGGAGAAGTCGAATGCCCGCATGAAGCAGCTGAAGAGGCAGCTGGAGGAGTCAGAAGAGGAGTCTCAGCGTGCTACAGCCGCCCGCAGGAAGCTGCAGCGGGAGCTGGATGAAGCCACTGAGACAAACGACACCATGAGCCGTGAGGTCACCTCTCTTAAGAGCAAACTCAG GCGTGGAAATGAGCCCTCCTTTGGCAGCACACCTCGGCGTATCGGCGGAGGCCGAAGGGTGGTTGAGGATGCctcagaggaggagactgactCCCAAATCGACTTCAATGGAACaaaggctgctgagtaa